In a genomic window of Muntiacus reevesi chromosome 1, mMunRee1.1, whole genome shotgun sequence:
- the TOMM40L gene encoding mitochondrial import receptor subunit TOM40B isoform X1, producing the protein MGNTLGLAPMGALPRRSPRREEPLPNPGSFDELHRLCKDVFPAQMEGVKLVVNKVLSSHFQVAHTVHMSALGLPGYHLHAAYAGDWQLSPTEVFPTVVGDMDSSGSLNAQVLLLLAERLRAKAVFQTQQAKFLTWQFDGEYRGDDYTATLTLGNPDLIGESVIMVAHFLQSLTHRLVLGGELVYHRRPGEEGAILTLAGKYSAVHWVATLNVGSGGAHASYYHRANEQVQVGVEFEANTRLQDTTFSFGYHLTLPQANMVFRGLVDSNWCVGAVLEKKMPPLPVTLALGAFLNHWRNRFHCGFSITVG; encoded by the exons ATGGGGAACACACTGGGCCTGGCACCTATGGGGGCTCTGCCCCGCCGGAGCCCCCGTCGAGAGGAGCCTCTCCCCAACCCTGGGAGCTTTGATGAGCTGCACCGGCTATGCAAAG aTGTATTCCCAGCACAGATGGAGGGAGTGAAGCTCGTTGTCAACAAGGTTCTGAGCAGCCATTTCCAG GTGGCTCACACTGTGCACATGAGCGCTCTGGGCTTGCCCGGCTATCATCTTCATGCGGCCTATGCAGGCGACTGGCAGCTTAGTCCCACTGAG GTGTTCCCCACTGTGGTGGGCGATATGGACAGCAGTGGCAGCCTCAACGCCCAGGTCCTGCTCCTCTTGGCAGAGCGGCTCCGAGCCAAGGCTGTCTTTCAG ACGCAGCAGGCCAAGTTCCTGACCTGGCAGTTTGATGGCGAGTATCGGGGAGATGACTACACAGCCACTCTGACCCTAGGAAATCCGGACCTGATTGGGGAATCAG TGATCATGGTCGCTCACTTCCTGCAGAGCCTCACTCATCGACTGGTGCTGGGAGGAGAGCTAGTTTATCACCGGCGGCCAGGCGAAGAGGGGGCCATCCTGACACTGGCTGGGAAGTACTCGG CCGTACACTGGGTAGCTACGTTGAATGTGGGATCAGGTGGGGCCCATGCAAGTTATTACCACAGGGCAAATGAACAG GTTCAGGTTGGAGTGGAGTTTGAAGCAAACACAAGGCTACAAGACACAACCTTCTCCTTTGGTTACCACCTGACTCTGCCCCAGGCCAACATGGTATTTAGAG GCTTGGTGGATAGTAACTGGTGTGTGGGTGCTGTGCTGGAGAAGAAGATGCCCCCCCTGCCTGTCACCCTTGCCCTCGGAGCCTTCCTTAATCACTGGCGCAACAGATTCCACTGTGGCTTTAGCATCACTGTGGGCTGA
- the TOMM40L gene encoding mitochondrial import receptor subunit TOM40B isoform X2, with product MSCTGYAKVAHTVHMSALGLPGYHLHAAYAGDWQLSPTEVFPTVVGDMDSSGSLNAQVLLLLAERLRAKAVFQTQQAKFLTWQFDGEYRGDDYTATLTLGNPDLIGESVIMVAHFLQSLTHRLVLGGELVYHRRPGEEGAILTLAGKYSAVHWVATLNVGSGGAHASYYHRANEQVQVGVEFEANTRLQDTTFSFGYHLTLPQANMVFRGLVDSNWCVGAVLEKKMPPLPVTLALGAFLNHWRNRFHCGFSITVG from the exons ATGAGCTGCACCGGCTATGCAAAG GTGGCTCACACTGTGCACATGAGCGCTCTGGGCTTGCCCGGCTATCATCTTCATGCGGCCTATGCAGGCGACTGGCAGCTTAGTCCCACTGAG GTGTTCCCCACTGTGGTGGGCGATATGGACAGCAGTGGCAGCCTCAACGCCCAGGTCCTGCTCCTCTTGGCAGAGCGGCTCCGAGCCAAGGCTGTCTTTCAG ACGCAGCAGGCCAAGTTCCTGACCTGGCAGTTTGATGGCGAGTATCGGGGAGATGACTACACAGCCACTCTGACCCTAGGAAATCCGGACCTGATTGGGGAATCAG TGATCATGGTCGCTCACTTCCTGCAGAGCCTCACTCATCGACTGGTGCTGGGAGGAGAGCTAGTTTATCACCGGCGGCCAGGCGAAGAGGGGGCCATCCTGACACTGGCTGGGAAGTACTCGG CCGTACACTGGGTAGCTACGTTGAATGTGGGATCAGGTGGGGCCCATGCAAGTTATTACCACAGGGCAAATGAACAG GTTCAGGTTGGAGTGGAGTTTGAAGCAAACACAAGGCTACAAGACACAACCTTCTCCTTTGGTTACCACCTGACTCTGCCCCAGGCCAACATGGTATTTAGAG GCTTGGTGGATAGTAACTGGTGTGTGGGTGCTGTGCTGGAGAAGAAGATGCCCCCCCTGCCTGTCACCCTTGCCCTCGGAGCCTTCCTTAATCACTGGCGCAACAGATTCCACTGTGGCTTTAGCATCACTGTGGGCTGA